The region TTTGGACATAGAATATAAGTCATCTTTTGTTTTATACAGCAAAAAAAGAActcaaaaatgaaataatttagTATGCTATATATCTTAagtacatctttttttttaaaagctttggtTATGAACTTGTCTAGCAAAGTTTGTTAGTTAGCTCTGTTCTCAACATTCATAAGATCTTTGGAACACTATACATCTAGACTAACTAACCACTATTTGCTCCGGGCAGGAAGCTACAGTACACTTTGAGGTGGGGCCACACTGTCCAGGGCACCAAAAAAAGCTATATtggacaaataaaaacaacagctaaAACAAACATTAATATGTAAAATCTTTGAGCATTAAAAACCTGTGTTGAGAGATGGGCAGGTTAAAGCATTAGGTGAAAAGTTACCATAATCTACACACTTTGTACAGTTAATTACATAGGATCTTTCAACTAATCGACAAGAATTCATAAGTTTTCAGAGGTAGCAAGGTTAGGAGCCTATATAAATAGACTTCTAGTTTTTTTCTGAGGGGAGGAAAGCTTTACAGACAAAAAAACGTACCCACTGAACGTGATGTTCAGCCTAAAACACCCTTTTCTTAACCCCTCATCAAAATACACAACTCAAATCCTTCCCCTcaaaaagacccccccccatcccgccccAAGACTTCCAGTTTAAACATTCACTGAAGCGTTACAAGTTCTTTAAGGAAAACAAGTACCTCCAGGGGTTCATCTTTCCGACCGGGACTCACTCCCGGCAGCGCCAGCaggaaaaccccaaaacaaggAGAATCCGCTCCAGATTCCTCGGCACAGCTGAAGAGAGGCCTTTGGGAGTTTGTTAACGTAAAACATAATCCATGTCATCTCCGCATGAATCGCCAGGATTTTTGAGTTAAAGCACAATCCCAAACCCAGATCCCCTCCTCTTTACATAGAAATCCCAATCaccaatatttttaaaaaaaaaagaaaataaagctgtCAGGGTAGAATTCATCTTTTTGCTGAATTATTGCCAGTTTTGCTTGCACAGGTTTTTTGGTTATAGTAGCGGTGTGAATACAGAGGGGAGCCTCGGCTTTATCAGGGGCCATCTGAAAAAGTTGAAAGACTCGATGCTGAAAGGTAGAAGAACAAAAGGCTGCTGAGGGGCATCGTGCGAGGGAGCCTGACGTTTCACGAGTACCCACATTCACATTGGACAGATTCGCAGCTCTAACCAGTAGCCACGCCATTCCAGCATGCCTTTGTGACTTTGGAGAGAGACAGGAGTCATTTTCCCCTCAAGAACTCCTGAGAGGGGCCGCATGCATTGCTTGAAAGAAATGATGACGTGATCCTTGCAACGCTCAGACTTCCACAGACACCGAGAGCCCGCTGTGGCCGCTAGCTACATCATTCACTTAGCAAAGGTGTCGTAAACAGGAATCGCATTGAAGTGTGCATGTCTGCGCGATAATGTGTGCGATAGTTTGTCAAAAAGGTATTGGGGGTGGGGTATTGGGGGGTGAATTTTGTTAATTCCCAGAGTTCTTTGGCTTGATGCGTTTCTAAGAGGGTGAGGTGTGCATTCTCAGGTGACTGATGAGGTTGCGCTGCTGGGTAAACTTGCCTCCGCAAAGCTGGCATTCGTAGGGCTTCTCCCCCGAGTGGACGCGCATGTGCTCTGTCAGACGGTACTGGCGGGTGAAGCGCATGCCGCACTCTTCACACGCGAATGGCTTAAGGCCGAGATGGCTGCGCATGTGACGCGTCATGGTTCCCCTCTGGGTGAACATTTTGCCGCAGATGTTGCAGGGGAACGGCCTGGTCAGCCAGTGGCTCTTCTCGTGCTGTCTCAGCGTCGCTGGATCCTTGTAGCTCTTACTGCAGACGGTGCACTTGAACGGACGCGTTTCAGAAGCAAAGTTGGAGGGACCCATCGGGGCGGACAGGTCCTcggcctcctcctcatcctcttccttcaCAAAAGTCCCCCCCTCTTCTTTGATGTACAGCTCGTCCTCGGTGTGAGTCTCAACGTGAGCGTTGAGCTGCTCGGAACTGGGGAAACCTTTACCACATGGGATGCACACGTAGAGGTTGTCTCCGAATGCTGGTTCAAAACCCTCCTGGCGGTACACATAGTTGGCGCCatgtccccctcctcttcctcctccattgccattaccaccaccaccaccaccacctgcacTCTCTCCATCACTTTGCCCGCTCTCATCAGTGTGCTCCTGTCcgttctctccttcctcttcatctttacATTGATCGGAGGCCAAGTTGCCGCTGCTTCCCCCTTTTACCCCGGAGGAGCGGCCATCTTTGGGGCCCACGATCACTCCGTTAACCAGGGGCCTGTCGTGATCTTCAGACTTTAACCCAGACACCTCTCTCTTCGGCCATTCGTTCTTACGAGCTCCCTGTCGGGATTTTTTCTGGGGTGGAGGGCCATCGTGGTTTTGAGCTTCCTCTGAGGCCTTAGAGGAGTTCAATTCTGTGTTCTCTGAGCCACAAGTGTCGACACCTTGTAGGTTTGCAGAGTCATCCAGTGAGGCACTGTTGGTTGTGGATACTGAGGCAGATTGTGGGGATTCCTGGGAGTTACTATGGGGGCTAAGGGCATCAGTGGCTGCGCCCGCTGATGGGGGGCTCTTCTTGGACAGGTCAAGACCAAGGTCTGGCTCGCCAGCACTTCCCCCACTGCTGAGGTTACCGTTACTGCTTCCATTCCCCCCATTTCTCCCAGAGCTGCCAACAAACATCTCATCATCTGAGAGCTTGTCCCGAAGGCCTTCATCTGGCTGTGGTTGGTCAGCATCTGAAGGAGTAGGAGGATAGTGGTTGTTAGGTCCAGAAGGGGTAGAGGAGGAAAGGCGCTGGTTAGTGAGGCGTAAGCGACTGAGGGGACCCGGGGTGGAGGGTTTACCTGGCAGAGGTTTCCCACCATTGCGCTTGAGCTTTTTCCTGCAAAGTGCAGCAAGGTCATGAAGCTGGAGGTAGCTGGCTGCGGTTAAGAGGGCACTAAAATTCTGTTCGCTGCTCTGgtctgaggaggacaggagcttCCCAGTGTAGATGAAGTCCAGGACTTGTCTGAATATGGAGGGGTTGACCATCTCCGTGTCAAGGTTAATGAGGTTGTCGTGAAGGACCAGCGATTTAAAGTAGATGCTGCTTGCCGCCAGGATGTTCTTGTGGGCGCGGAAGAGAGCATTCTCCACCACGATAATAACGTCACACAGGAAGCCCTTGGCTCTCTGCTGATTGAGTTGCAGCAGCAGTTGTTTGGCATGATTTGGCAGTTCCATTTCCACCTTCCTTCGttccgtctctctcttcctaCACGAGCACCACCTAAAGCTgcataaggaaaaaaaaaaaggaaagaaaaatcaaaaggtGGCCAGGTTAACAGTGGCATACATCGGGTATTGATCAGCCAATCAGCCTGTCAGTTATGTGTCATTCTAGCACAAGTGGGAAACTAATAAACCAAAGAGCTCTAACAGACCTAAGcagaatttcaaatgaaaagaaaaacatatatTCACTTTGAAGTTAAATGAGCTAATTAGCACACTGTGGCTCAATCATTTGGAAGCTCTGACACCGAAActcttcttccctctcatcTTCCTTTTGTCTCAAAGACACTGCAACCCTACATGGGTCGCATTGTGATTGTGCACTTTTGTGCCGCAAAAGCCAGAgggtggaggaaagaggagggtaAAGTAACACGTTTTTAACAGTTTGTCTTCCACGTCTCGGTGCAGTAACTCCAGTTTCAGCGGGTGCCCTCTTTGGAAACCCGGCTCATTCTAGTATCCATTAGGTCATGGTAATGTCAGCCCTGCCCTATTGTCTGGAGATGGGGGTTGATGGCACATCGGGACTGGGGAGGCGGAATTAGGTGACACCTGAGCAGGTAAAACTACACAGAAGCcagggcaggaaaaaaaaggtgggaGGAGGGTGCGGTGCAAAGACAAGGACAGCAACACCTGACGGGCCCTCATCTATTGAAGTGGGACAGACGAAGCTCATTTACATTTCAACATATAGTATTGCCCTGTTCAGTCTTTTCAACACGAGTGTCATTGTGGATGTTGAATTTAACCTTCAAATAGTGGAAGGCTAGTGTCGGACGCTTTGCTGCGTACCCCAGACTACTGATCACGTGTGGGGCAGAATGATGATTTCACTGAATCAGCACAAATTCCGGCTCACGTGAACCAGCCACCAGCAGTAGCCGCACCGATCTGAATGACTCGGAAAAAGACCAGATGGCCCATCGTTGTGGGCTGTATACACCTTTTCTCTCACGTCCAGCCCCGGGCTTGCTTCCTCTGCTACGACactttcttttcccctcccccatctttgctttgctctttcccttttgctccattttcctgcTCTCACCAGCCTCTCAATGGGCACGCAGACACTTCTCAGAAATAGTACGGCATCGCCGGTGCGAATTATGAGTGTTTTCGAATACACAACCAACGCTGCTTAATCCCGCGACgtgctggggggaggggggggggggggtgccactCAGGGGGGGTGCCACTCAACCCTGCAGGCAGCCACGGAGAGAGGGGCTGTTAGTGAAAGAAGGGCCTCCGCTGCGATGCCAGTCAGGAAGCCATATATCAGTCAAGCCTCTCTCTTAACGTACACAGACACCTCTGCAGGCTTTATGGGAGGATTCAAGAGGCTTTTCCAGCAGACTGACATAAAAAGGGGGCTGGGTTCACAGTACAGAagccagcaaaaaaaaataaaaaaaagactgctcccccacccctccacttcTCATCCCTCATTCCgactccctctcctcccccatcaTCCACTCAGCTACCCTCTTCCACTAGCCCCTCCAGTGCTGTGCTGTCCCGGCTGGATTTCAGGGAGCTGCTAATGGATTATGGCTGATCTATATGCAgccagggtgggacacgtgtagGCCCGGCTCCCCTTCCAATGGTGCTGCCCAAGAAGGCCAGCCTAATGCCACAGAGCAGACAGATGGGCAACCACCATTATACGATAACTAATGGTAATATTTTCACTTCCTGATCAtgcttgtgttgttttgcagCATCACAAGAGTCCCAGATCTAGTCAGGAGAGACTCTCTTTTTTAAGAGTGCTGCAGAAGCTGGCAGCGAGGTTAGAAGACGGCAGCTTGATTGATCATGACAGTCATGGGAAACAATACTTGTTCTGACCAAATATGGCACCACATACCTTCCAAAGACAGCTCCAGGCTTGGAGAGCAGACCGCAGTAGATGCCCTTCGAGTACAGGCACAGTATCAGCTTACCTTGCCTGCAGTGTTAACCTTTGGAAAACTGACTGTGGCTTAATGACAGAGAGGGCAAACCTCATTTTAAAAGCACGGCACTCCAGCGCTTAACCTCTAGATCTTTCAAGAACTGAAGATGCACAGACCGGGATGTTTATGCAGATCTGCGAGACACTGACAGATATCCGTGTGTCAAAAATAAGCTAGTTTCAGGGCCCGAGGAGTTAAATTAATGTCAGCC is a window of Takifugu flavidus isolate HTHZ2018 chromosome 5, ASM371156v2, whole genome shotgun sequence DNA encoding:
- the hic2 gene encoding hypermethylated in cancer 2 protein isoform X2 is translated as MELPNHAKQLLLQLNQQRAKGFLCDVIIVVENALFRAHKNILAASSIYFKSLVLHDNLINLDTEMVNPSIFRQVLDFIYTGKLLSSSDQSSEQNFSALLTAASYLQLHDLAALCRKKLKRNGGKPLPDADQPQPDEGLRDKLSDDEMFVGSSGRNGGNGSSNGNLSSGGSAGEPDLGLDLSKKSPPSAGAATDALSPHSNSQESPQSASVSTTNSASLDDSANLQGVDTCGSENTELNSSKASEEAQNHDGPPPQKKSRQGARKNEWPKREVSGLKSEDHDRPLVNGVIVGPKDGRSSGVKGGSSGNLASDQCKDEEEGENGQEHTDESGQSDGESAGGGGGGGNGNGGGRGGGHGANYVYRQEGFEPAFGDNLYVCIPCGKGFPSSEQLNAHVETHTEDELYIKEEGGTFVKEEDEEEAEDLSAPMGPSNFASETRPFKCTVCSKSYKDPATLRQHEKSHWLTRPFPCNICGKMFTQRGTMTRHMRSHLGLKPFACEECGMRFTRQYRLTEHMRVHSGEKPYECQLCGGKFTQQRNLISHLRMHTSPS
- the hic2 gene encoding hypermethylated in cancer 2 protein isoform X1, with the translated sequence MELPNHAKQLLLQLNQQRAKGFLCDVIIVVENALFRAHKNILAASSIYFKSLVLHDNLINLDTEMVNPSIFRQVLDFIYTGKLLSSSDQSSEQNFSALLTAASYLQLHDLAALCRKKLKRNGGKPLPGKPSTPGPLSRLRLTNQRLSSSTPSGPNNHYPPTPSDADQPQPDEGLRDKLSDDEMFVGSSGRNGGNGSSNGNLSSGGSAGEPDLGLDLSKKSPPSAGAATDALSPHSNSQESPQSASVSTTNSASLDDSANLQGVDTCGSENTELNSSKASEEAQNHDGPPPQKKSRQGARKNEWPKREVSGLKSEDHDRPLVNGVIVGPKDGRSSGVKGGSSGNLASDQCKDEEEGENGQEHTDESGQSDGESAGGGGGGGNGNGGGRGGGHGANYVYRQEGFEPAFGDNLYVCIPCGKGFPSSEQLNAHVETHTEDELYIKEEGGTFVKEEDEEEAEDLSAPMGPSNFASETRPFKCTVCSKSYKDPATLRQHEKSHWLTRPFPCNICGKMFTQRGTMTRHMRSHLGLKPFACEECGMRFTRQYRLTEHMRVHSGEKPYECQLCGGKFTQQRNLISHLRMHTSPS